The window CATTTACTGTTACGACAGAGAAAACATGGAGATTGTTAAACAGAGGTTTTTCAATGGACCAGATTGCACAAATTCGCCATCTTAAAATGAGTACAATTGAAGATCATATAGTAGAAATTAGTTTGCACGACCAACAATTTAGCATAGATGAATATGTATGTGAAAAACATAGAAAAGAAATTGAACATGCGATTCGAACTTTGAAGACGAAGCAATTAAAACGATTAAAAGAATATATCAACAATAAGTATATTAACTATTTTCACATTAGACTTGTATTGACAAAGATTGGTGATCGTATTGAACCTAAATGACATTTTAAAAACTAAGCTTGGATTCGATTCCTTCAGGGATGGTCAAAAGGAAATTATACAAGATGTTTTGGATGGACATGATGTATTAGCTTTACTTGCAACTGGTGGGGGCAAAACGTTATGCTACCAACTTCCAGGCTATATCTTACAAGGGTCTGTCCTTATTGTCTCTCCTTTGTTGTCATTAATGGAAGATCAAGTACAACAAATGAAAGCATTTGGAGAAAAAAGAGTAGTAGCCATCAATTCTTTTTTATCTTACCAAGAAAAAGAGAGAATGCTAAAACAAAGTCTTTCAGCTAAATTTATTTTTATTTCACCAGAAATGTTGCAGTCAAAAAAGTGGATAAAAAAGTTAAGTGAAATTCAGATTGATTTGTTTGTAGTGGATGAAGCTCATTGCGTTTCTCAATGGGGACACGATTTTAGAACAGATTATTTAAAGTTAGGTGAAGTGAGACAACATTTGAAAAGTCCACCTTGTCTTGCTTTAACAGCCACTGCGACAAAAGAAGTTCTTCGTGACATGAAAGAGATATTACAATTACAGAAACCAAAGGAGCATATCCATTCTGTAGATCGAGCTAACATTGCATTTAAGGTGGAAAGAGACTTTTATCATGCAGAAGAAAAAAGACAAAGGCTACTTTATTTGTGTAACGAATTAATAACACCAGGAATTATTTATTTTTCAAGTAGAGCAAAAGCTGAAGAGATGGCGCAGTTTTTACAAGAAAATGGAGTGGAGCGGGTAGAGTTTTATCACGCAGGTCTATCTACTTCAGAAAGAGTCTTAATACAACAACAATTTATTTTAAATAAAATAAATATCATTTGTTGTACTAGTGCATTCGGAATGGGTATTAATAAAGAAAACATTCGCTTCATTATTCATTATCAACTTCCAACGTTACTTGAGTCGTATGTTCAAGAAGTCGGAAGGGCAGGAAGAGATGGGGAGCGAAGTATCGCTATTTTACTTCACACAGAAGATGATGACTATTTGCCGCAATTTATTATTGAAAATGAACTTCCATCCAAACAAGTGATAACCTTTA is drawn from Bacillus alkalisoli and contains these coding sequences:
- a CDS encoding RecQ family ATP-dependent DNA helicase — translated: MIVLNLNDILKTKLGFDSFRDGQKEIIQDVLDGHDVLALLATGGGKTLCYQLPGYILQGSVLIVSPLLSLMEDQVQQMKAFGEKRVVAINSFLSYQEKERMLKQSLSAKFIFISPEMLQSKKWIKKLSEIQIDLFVVDEAHCVSQWGHDFRTDYLKLGEVRQHLKSPPCLALTATATKEVLRDMKEILQLQKPKEHIHSVDRANIAFKVERDFYHAEEKRQRLLYLCNELITPGIIYFSSRAKAEEMAQFLQENGVERVEFYHAGLSTSERVLIQQQFILNKINIICCTSAFGMGINKENIRFIIHYQLPTLLESYVQEVGRAGRDGERSIAILLHTEDDDYLPQFIIENELPSKQVITFILQRLVSEYKTVTQKSSEMEQYFVEECGIEEVHWRFVSYHIEKYIALNGVLSSNNVGILEEHLHDKVEKRMVWKQKKLQHLQRWIYSSSNCRRKQLLHYFSSESILDNNDYCCDICGISLETYIRKKDMEIEEEPFSWRNQLKKLLVQDGQSEK